The Miscanthus floridulus cultivar M001 chromosome 6, ASM1932011v1, whole genome shotgun sequence genomic interval CATTTCAATGCCTATAACATGGCTCTAGTGAAATATCTACTTTTTGAACTGCCAACACACCCATTGAGACATATAGCATATGAAATAATGTAGAGGATAATACTACATACAAGTTCTGGAGCGAAATCTATCTCATGATTTCCAGCAGTCCAGATCCAAGGCTGGTATGCGACATTCCTCTCTACAAATCTTGCCCATGTATCCCACCTCACATTATCATGGTATGGGTAGTTATCTGCATATGATAAATCCCCAACAAAAAGCACCGCCTGTGCTTTTGCATTGGACTCATAATGAGTCAGCGTAACATTGGAATCGAAGCTCTGACCAAGATCACCTGAACAGAATTGTCAAGTTTCAGTAATATAATAAATCCTAGATTTCAGCGATGATCAATAAAGTCATAGCCTCATCATATTGGGAAGCACCTATGAGACCAAACGTATATGGAACATCTGGGCCACTTTCTGGAGGAGTCATAAACCAAAACTTCCTCACCGTTTGTCCAATCCCAACAGCATAGTAATACTTTGTGTCAAACTGAAACAAAGATGGGTATCCAAGTGAGATTCTATATGAGGAAGAAACAAACATACGTACGACCAAAATTCTGATGAGATGGTGACCTCCAACTTTTTGATTGTGCAATGATGAATGTATCCTGAGGTGTAGTTGTAGAAAGTATACTGAGTATGCTTCCCATTTGCAGTATAGTTGAGGTTGTCCTCTGAAGTCCCGTAGATCACAGTACTCGAGCCAGGCTCACTTGTTGTCACCCATGAGATTATCATGGCTGTGCCATCATGATTGCCTTGTGTGATGTGAACCTTTGACAGCACAAAATCAATCAGCATCAGAGTGGAGATACCCCACTGACTATATGTGAGCACAACAGCAtagaaaaaataaaaaggaatgGACGTCAGCCTTGTGCAAAAGGCATTGTAATATTTAATAATTCTATGGAGTAAGATGAAGCAAGAACAAAAAGGTTAGGACAAAAGTAAACACAAAGAAGTCCACAAAAAGGTGTCCTACAGCCTATAAGTAACGGTCAAACTCGAACATAAATATATATGATGGAAGGCTACTCTAGAAGTTCTTGGTAACTTTAAGAACGACTAAAGCAAAACAAATTAGCAAAAAGGTGGTAGGGAACCAGTATTTCTAATTCAAGAGCACTGAACTCTTAACGTTTAATTTGTGGCCTGGGATTAAGGATGCAAAAGTAGCCTGAAAAGCGTAAAATACATATAAGAAGCACAGAAAAAGACCCTACACTTTCATGGTTGCAGTATAAATCTGTAACTTGCAAATTGCAATCATGAAGTAGGTTCAATCAAAACGTGCTAAGAACATAGCACAGGCCAACGAAATACTACAACAGATAAATGGTCATCTAAAGAGAAAACTAGGGAATTAGAAGATAAAAACGGTACAGATTTTCTAAAAGGCAGAGCTCAGCATTCAGTATAAAGGAAACCACAGGAACATCGTCTTTTTTTTGGTGATAAAGGATGTTAGATTAGTATGACAAAATGGACAATGACTAACTGTTGTGGTCTATGTGTTCTAGAAATAACATTCTAAAATGGTCCACAAACTATCTTCAAACGGCTTTTCAGTAGGATAGCTGACAGGAGCATATGCGGGCAAACCATGCAAGTCCACTAAAAGGACATAGATTTTCAGATGGAAATATTTGAATTCAAGAAAACAGTGTGACTAATCGGAGGGAAGTTCCAAAGGAACCAACAGTAAAAACTTCACATGTACTACTGGGAAAGAATTTTCTTGTCTCAGGCTAGGCGCCTAGCTAGTATTCACATGGGAAGCATGTAACTAGCATGGATTTAAAATGACAAGCATACTACATACAAACGATCGGGATTAACGACAACTGCAGAATATAACCAAACAGACGCTGACAAACAAAATACAGATTCCCTGGAAGCACCAAAGATTCTGCAGAACATGGCAATCCACTATACCGACTCTGGCCACTCGTGCCTTTCACGTCGCAGCGACCACTACGGAGCAACAAACCCGTGTGCTACCGGACGCGAAGTCGCGAACAGTTTACATACTCTGAAAGGAACGATTACATACTCTGAAGTCAAGAAAGCAGTCGTGAAGAGCATAACGCGGGGGCCATCCTATTCCTATCGAGCGGTTTACCTGCTCGGGCGCATTGTGGCCCGGGGGAGGGCGGAAGACATCGGCGTCGAGTGGCATATCGATGGCGGAGCCGAGTTGGCGCCGGTACTCGCTTGTCTGGCCGGCCTGGGCGCCCGGGCACACGACGCCCACAAGCAGCAGGGGAAGGAGCGCGACCCAGGCGAACGCCGCCACGGCGCCGAGCTGGTCCACGCCGTGCCGCCCCATTCTTCCccgcagcggcggcgcggggacGGCAGTGCCTCCTGCGTTCCGTGCTCTGCTTCTAGGCTTGGCGCCGCGGCTTGCTGGAGGTTGCATTGGACGAGAAAACGGGAATGGGATCGCGTGTTCGACTTCGTGCTCGGAGATGGATCGACTTTTCTGGGTCAAAGCGTGCGGGGGAACGGAgcggggggtgggggtggggggtgggggttgggtggggtggggggggggggggttatggaatatgctgaaaacactgttctggctgaattgttgtgagagaaaagcactgttccgtttgaaaaaagaagtcgaacaagtcgaatatggggtaagccgaacaggtgACTGTGACGACCAATAGTGACTACTCCTTCCATTTCAAATTATTAGGCGTTTcgttttttctagatatattaagTTTATTTTACTATGTATAGTGTATTTTTCCTACTCCCAGGAGTAGTTACTCTTATCT includes:
- the LOC136456647 gene encoding purple acid phosphatase 2-like: MQPPASRGAKPRSRARNAGGTAVPAPPLRGRMGRHGVDQLGAVAAFAWVALLPLLLVGVVCPGAQAGQTSEYRRQLGSAIDMPLDADVFRPPPGHNAPEQVHITQGNHDGTAMIISWVTTSEPGSSTVIYGTSEDNLNYTANGKHTQYTFYNYTSGYIHHCTIKKLEFDTKYYYAVGIGQTVRKFWFMTPPESGPDVPYTFGLIGDLGQSFDSNVTLTHYESNAKAQAVLFVGDLSYADNYPYHDNVRWDTWARFVERNVAYQPWIWTAGNHEIDFAPELGETKPFSHRYPTPYKASGSTAPYWYSIKRASAYIIVLASYSAYGKYTPQYKWLEAEFPKVNRSETPWLIVLMHAPWYNSYNYHYMEGETMRVMYEPWFVKYKVDAVFAGHVHAYERTHRISNVAYNVVNGLCTPIPDQSAPVYITIGDGGNQEGLATNMSQPQPSYSAFREASFGHAILDIKNRTHAYYTWHRNQDGSAVAADSMWFTNRYWEPTDDSADDFQ